The Thermodesulfobacteriota bacterium DNA segment CACCTGATAACCTGCCCCATCTCTCGGTAACGCAGAAGAGTGCTTAATACAACCTGCAGTATAAAAACCAATTGTCTGTGCCGTTGCAAGTTCAGAGGCTCTTAATTCATGTAATGATTGTAAAGATATTATAAGACAAATAGTCAGATAAAGGTACTTAACCTGTTTCATTCTCCATCCACAAGATACAAAGGTCGAAGAAAATGATTAATAGTTTTTTCTATTCTAAACTAAAAATTCTACGAAATCACTATCTATAGCAAAATTTACGAAATCAATTCTTACCAACGAGCTTATCAAATTATAAGATAGATTGAAAAGACCTAAAGCAATGCTCACGTCATTGCTGTAGATGTCATATATTTCGTGGACAAAATCGTTACCGTTTCTCGAATAGATTTATTTTCATTAATCCTATTCAGAATCAAAAGGACTTGAACGGCCTTCCAAAAATTGCGTTAAGAAAATCAGGAACGAAGACGTACAGAAAAATTTGCGGGTTGTGGTCGAATTAAATTTTTTAGTTGTAATGTCATCCCCGAGGACTCCCCGATCAAGGATTTCGAGGACAAGCTCTGTCGGGGATCCAGAAGTATTTTTATGGATTCCCAATAACTGCGCTTGGGAATGACAGGGTATGCGATTGCTTCAATTTGCCTCACAAATTTTGTAATGAAGAAGGACGGGAGAGCCGTGCATCCCCTGGAGCATTAAGATAAGTGAAGCTAATACGATTTAGGATTTTGTCAACGAAATATCTAAGATCCTTCGACGAACCAAGGTGCATGAAGCTTCCTCGAAAAACATAGTCCTACATAATCAACCACTAATTAATGAGCGAATCGATAACCGAAACGACTCCAAAAAATTTTCTTTATTTTGAAGTTCAGCCCCCCGAAGCCGACGCAGATTTGCGGTTAGACTCATTAACGACACCTCTTTTCAAGTATTTAATATCCGATTGTTTCGTTAGTTCGGCTACTCGTATAGGAACAGAAATAAATCCATCACTAGACCTGACAAACGGTGCATAAAGATCTTTTATTAATTTCTCAGCGGAAGGGTTATCCGTCCCAATCACTAACGTGTCTTGATTCATAAAATCCTCGATTGCAGATCCATCTTTGAGAAACACTGGGTTAGAGACAACATCAAACTCAACATCAGTAAAGGCTTTCATGATGTCACGAACCAATTCGGTAGTCCCCAAAGCAGATGTACTCGACGTAATAATAATCTTGTAATCATCCAAACTTTTCCCTATCGATCTTGAAACTCTGAAAATTGGAGTTGTATCCAGACTACCATCGCCATCAACCGGTAGCCCTGTGGTCATAAAAACTACAAAAGAATCTTTAACAGCTTGATGAATATCATTAGTAAAAACCAGACGCCCCTCTTTGAAGTTTTTAATTATCAGGTCAACAAGACCAGGTTCATGTAATGGTGACCTTCTGTCCCTAAGTCCTTTGTACTTTTCATGACCAATATCGACCAATTTTACGTTATTGCCAGTTTCTGCAAAGCATGTTCCTACAACAATACCGACAAAGTCTGTGCCAATTACGGATATGTTCATGATAAACCTCCCTTAATCCATTAAGTATCTAAAAAAATAAAATAAAGAAATTTATTGTTAGCTGCAGTATGTATCTCACTATTCTTTTCTTTACTCGGGTTCTCAGCCCTTCAATTAATCGAATAACCGTGCGAGAAGCTGCAGGAGATTAACAGATAATCAGTCATTGCTGTAATTGTCTCGTAATTCGAGGACAGAATCCAAAAAATAATAAATTTTCTCGAAATTTACTCATCCGTCATCCTCGAATGTTCCCCGCCAGCTACATGCGGGGACAAGCTTAATCGGGGATGACATAACGGCTAAAAAATTTAATCCAATCGCAATTCGCAAATTTTTATTAACGCTTCCGCAATTGATTTTGGCAATTTTTTGGATGCCCAATTAAGATCTAAGAGACTGTCCCCGAATTGTGCAACGTCTAGAATTGCGAGGAGCCCTGAGTTTGGCGACAACTCGGAATAAATTTCGCAGGGAACGAAGCAATCTCAATTAGATTCGTCGCTGCGCTCGGAATGACACTTCGCATCGGATCGCATCACGGAGGGTGCACTGAGTAAATCGACGGTTTCGCTTACACTGAAATGGGAATAGGGTTACGATAGAAAAGCAGAACTAAATGAGTGCTATTGTATTCTTAATCTATTCGCTATTCGCACGGAACGGCTAACTTATTAATATGATTTTTAATTCTGGAATTTAAACGTAAATCGATTTAAACTGGCCCGAACGCAGGCTACTGAATTACTCTACCGTAACACTCTTAGCCAGATTTCTTGGCTGATCAATGTCACAACCTCTCTTTTTGGCAATATGATAGGCAAATAGTTGTAATGGAATGTTAAATAACAGCGGTGATAGCTGGTCATTAGTTTTAGGAATGTAAAATACATTGTCAACCTTATCTTTTATTTCGTTATCACCTTGAGACGAAATAGCAATCACCTTGCCATCTCTCGCTTTTACTTCCTCTATATTGCTCAACATTTTTTCATAAATTGAGTTGAGAGGGATTAGGGAAACGACGACCATTTTCCTGTCAACAAGTGCAATCGGACCGTGCTTCATTTCTCCTCCGGCGTAACCTTCAGCATGAAGATAGGATAATTCCTTTAACTTCAGGGCACCCTCTAATGCGATTGGATACATAATTCCTCTTCCCAAAAAGAAAAAACTCTTTTTCTTCCAATATAGATTTGCTAGATGCTCAATTTCTCTTTCCTTTGCAAGCACTAGATTAATTTTTTCAGGAATCGCAGCCAATTCATCCATCATCTCACGGAATTGAATCATACTCATAAGACCTCTAATCTTCCCAAGATATAGTGCGAGTAAATAAAGAGCTACGACCTGCGAGGTGAATGCTTTAGTAGAAGCCACGCCTATTTCCGGCCCTGCATGGGTATATATCACGCCGCCTGATTCCCTAGTGGCCGTACTCCCTACAACATTACATATAGATAGCACTTTAAAGCAAACCTTTTTGGCTTTTCTCATAGCTTCCAAAGTATCAGCGGTTTCACCAGACTGAGTTATTCCGATCGTTAAAACATTTTTGTCCAAGATAACATCCCGGTACCTAAATTCTGATGCTAGATCAACCTCTACAGGAATCCTAGCAATTTTTTCAATAATAAATTTGCCGACAAGTGAGGCGTGCCAGGACGTTCCACAAGAAACCAAATGAATCTTTGATATATTATTAATCTCCTCGATTGTAAGATTTATCTCATCCCATTGAATCCTACCATTATCTAGATTTATTTTTCCAGAATAGGTGTTTCTTGCGGCTTGGGATTGCTCATGAATTTCCTTTAGCATAAAATGCGGGTAACCGCTCTTCTCTGCTAGCTCGGAATCCCAAGGGATTTTGTATATGTTTTCTTCCCTATTGTAACCATTTTCAAGATTGATTATTTTTATGCCATTTTTTTTATCTAGAATTACCAATTCATTCTCCTTTACAAAAATAGCATCCTTCGTACATATTAGTATCGCCGGCAAATCCGATGCAAGAATATATTCTCCATTTCCCTTGCCGATGACCAGTGGGCTACCCCGTCGCGCTGCTATGATTTTATCAGGATCGGTACTACTCACTATTGCAAGTGCATAAGTTCCCTTAATTTCTGATAACGCTGATGTAATAGCTTTCAATAAATTTCCATCTTCGAGCTTTCTTTCTATAAGATGTGCAATTACTTCCGTATCAGTCTCCGAAAGTAGGGTATGACCGTCAGCTATTAGGGATTTTTTTAGTAAAGAAAAATTTTCAATTATTCCATTATGTACTACAGCTATTTTCCCCGTGCAGTCGCTATGTGGATGTGAGTTTATATCACTTGGTTTTCCATGAGTAGCCCAACGTGTGTGACCTATTCCCACATGAGTATCGTAGAAGGAGTTTTCCAGCATGGATTCAAGGTTTTTCAACTTGCCAAGACTCTTTCTCAAAACAACGTTGCCATTCTCAATAAATGCAATGCCTGCTGAATCGTAACCACGGTACTCAAGCCTTCTAAGTCCCTCTAATAATAAGGGGACCGCATTCCTTTTCCCGATATATCCGACTATTCCGCACATTATAAATTACCTTTTAAAAAAATTTTATGAATTAAACAAGATAAGCTGAAGAAACCTAATGGCGACTCGACAAAGTATTAAAGTAGAAGTCAGACATTCGAAGAATAACTTTTGACATCAATTTTCTTTCGATCCAAACTTCAGATCTCGTTAAAGCCCGAACTGATTTTGCTAATTCTGTGGCGGATGCATTTTTACTAATATATCCTAAGCAACCTGCAAAGATGGCTCCCATGATTCTTTCCGGATCATATTTACTTGTTAGTAATAGTACTTTCAGACGAGGAGATTTTTCCTTTATCAACTTCATGATTTCGAATATATCTAAGCTACTCATATCGGCATCAAGGATAAGGATATCCCCCGAAATTGCACTATTTAGGATTTCTTTAATATCATTGGCTGATGATACCTGCGCTATTATTTCTAATTCTTTTTCAGAAGTTAAAAGTTTAATTATTGCTTCACGCTCTAACGCATACTCACTGGCTACGATAATTTTGGAGTAACTTGGCAACAGACCGATCTTCACCGGACATTAATTGATATTTCTGGATTTGTAATTTGAATCTATTAAATATGGTTCGTTATAATTCACTAAGATGAGCGGAAAGAAATTTTTGACTTATCCACAAGAACTTCTTTTTACCCTCACTGATTATATGAAACTATAAGAAGCGCCTATAGGATATTGAGGTTAAAGAGATTTAAAACTTCATAATATAAAGATGATAAAAAATTATAATTATCCAAATGGTTACCATATTCTGCTTGAGGAGATGCACTATCAAGTTCAAAATAATTTAATCCAGAACAATATTGCGCTATAATAATTGTTATACGAAATTATTCCTTTCAGTTAATTTGCTACAATACCCTTTCGATAACCATAAAGTATGAGCTCAGATCTGTTCTTGACAGCTAGCTTTCTAAAAATTTTATATAAGTGAAACTTTACTGTTTTTTCACTTAAAAATACGTCTCTAGCGATTTGTTTATTGGAGTGACCTTCCAAAACCATTTTAAATATTTTTAGTTCAGTTTTAGTGAGATTGTATATAGGGGCGTTTGCCCTTTTCCCTCTACCATTAGGAGTATATGAGGAGGCTTCTAAAGCCTTAGTCATTATTTCCCTTTTTACCCAATGTTGTCCATCAGATACAAAATTGATTGCTGACTTAAGCTGATTTGAATTAGAATCCTTTGATAAATAACCTCTTACACCTAAAAGAATCGCATCTATGAGTTGATCCTCATCGAATTTGTCGCCAATTATTAATATCACTTTACAACCACTTTTATTCCTAATCGACTCCAGAATCTTTGAAAGTTTCAATCCTTGTAGGTCTGCATCAAGCAGCAATATGTCAAATTGAAACTCTTCGCAGAATTGAATCAGTTCTAATAAATTACACGCCTCAGCTACAACTTGTATACCTTCATCCTCATGTAGTATCTTAGATATTCCCTCTCTCAGTAGTGTATTTTCACACGCTACTAATGTTCTATTTAGGCGAGACATTTTATCCTTCATTTTTAACGCGATAAAATTACAAATTGGATTAGAGATTCATCCCAAATTAAATGATAAATAAATTGAATCGACACAAACAAAAGAACCAAGTTTTTTGAAAATCGCCAGAAGTGATTAATAATCTAAAGAATCAAGGCTACCGCGATCCACTTACATAAGTGATGTCCATTTGAATGTATGATGTTCTACTATTTATTTATCTCATTTTACGAGCCTGAGATCAATTGGACGACAGTTTAATTATTCGGTAATCATCAGTATTAGTATTAGGGTAAGTTAAGACTTAAGTTAGCAAGCACTTATTAGTCTTTTAGTTTTTCTTTGCTTAATAATTTAGATAAGTGGAAAAAGTTGAAGAGTTAATGGGGAAAATACATCCTCAAATTCTTATCAGGATTTATATACGGGTGCAGTAAGTTCGGTAGAAGTTTTGATAGAGCTAGATATTAGTTTAGATTTTAGATAAGAGTTTATATTGGATCGGGTAATTCGATTTATGAGTGAAGTAAAGTTTCAGACCATAAAAAAAATGATCTTGTGGGGTCTAGATTCTTTACCAGTCGAATAGAAGAATTCCTTAGATTTGAAAAAACAAATCCGGCCAACTTAAGGATGCCCACCAATCACATAAATTGTTTCAACTTTTTAGCATTTGAGATTTATTTATTGGATCACGGAGGATAACTAAAAATGGGGGGATATTCCGGATTTTAATTCAACATTCCACTGCGAAAACAATGAAGTATTAGCTGAGACCTGCTCTTTATCGAAAGTTTCTTGAAAACTTTATACAAATGAAATTTTACTGTCTTTTCACTGATATACATATGGCTAGCAATCGTTTTATTCGAATAACCACTCACAACCATTTTTACGATATTTAGCTCGGTATCAGTTAGATCATATAATGTGCCTGTTCGTGATCCCCTTCTGTTTTTGCGACGATATAAGAAAGCATCAAACACCTTACCGGCGATCTTTCTTTCTATCCAAAATTGTCCTTCACTTACGGCATCAATGGCTTCCTTGAGTTGTTTTGAATTTGAATCCCTTAATAAATAACCTCTTAACCCCAAAGATATAGCATCTACCAGTTCATCCTCATCGTACTGTCTGTCGATGAACAATAGTACCTTTCCTCTATTTTTCTTCTTTACCATCTTCAGAATCCTTTTAAGATTTAAGCCTTCTAGATTCACAGAAATCAACAATATGTCAAATAAATATTCTTGACAGCCTCGAATCACTTCTAAAGCATTAGAAAGCTCGGAAACAATTTCAATGTCTTTATCCTCTTTCAGTATCTTCGCTATTCCGTCCCTAAATAACCTATTATTTGAGGCTAAAATTATGTTGGTTTTTTTATTCTTTGCCGAAATACGAGTTTTATCTGGTTCTATCATAATATATCACCAATAATTCTCATGAAAAATTCTAAAGCAACTCAATGTCATGTACATGAACTTCAACGCTTACAGACCTTTTAATCAGATCAACAGATAATACTACAATATGTTTCGATGGCCTTTTTTCTATAATTTTCCCTACGACGCCTGCGAGAGGACCATTCTTTATTTCGGCCTCTGCTCCGATATTAACATAGGGGTAAGGATCATATTTGAGATCGCTTTTAACGAGCTTCTCAATGGATTCAATTTGCTCATTAGGAATTGGGTAAGGCACTCCATTTATGCCAACCATTCTTAATACGCCCTTTGAATAGATAACATTATGTATATCTTTTTGAAGTATATTTACGAAAACGTAAGAGGGGAAAAGAGGTACGGTAATTAACTTTTTACGATCTTTCCACCTGGATAAAACGCTTCTTAAAGGTAAAAAGGTTACAACACCCCTGCTCACGAGAAATTTGCTCGTTAACTTCTCGTGACGACTTTTAGTATAAACTGCATACCAATTCGGATTTTCCTTACTCAAATCAATCACCCCATCATCTTCCAGCCCCCCCCCCACCTTAGGCAATACATTATAATATAACTTCGTTATCAAAGTCATACACCGTATTCTGGGACGTAAAATGTAACCGAAAGAGTATTGGTTGTGCAATGTAAAAAAGTAACCAAAATAGAAAGTAAGATAGGTAAGAAGGTAAGTTTCACACTATCTTACTTTCATTATGGATATGCACTCAAAAAACCAATATCTTAAGAAGGTACACTCACTTAACAAATTTAAATTTATCTCTAAAATCTAATGGCATTTTAGAACTATTACACATTTATCAGATCAATA contains these protein-coding regions:
- the glmS gene encoding glutamine--fructose-6-phosphate transaminase (isomerizing), with protein sequence MCGIVGYIGKRNAVPLLLEGLRRLEYRGYDSAGIAFIENGNVVLRKSLGKLKNLESMLENSFYDTHVGIGHTRWATHGKPSDINSHPHSDCTGKIAVVHNGIIENFSLLKKSLIADGHTLLSETDTEVIAHLIERKLEDGNLLKAITSALSEIKGTYALAIVSSTDPDKIIAARRGSPLVIGKGNGEYILASDLPAILICTKDAIFVKENELVILDKKNGIKIINLENGYNREENIYKIPWDSELAEKSGYPHFMLKEIHEQSQAARNTYSGKINLDNGRIQWDEINLTIEEINNISKIHLVSCGTSWHASLVGKFIIEKIARIPVEVDLASEFRYRDVILDKNVLTIGITQSGETADTLEAMRKAKKVCFKVLSICNVVGSTATRESGGVIYTHAGPEIGVASTKAFTSQVVALYLLALYLGKIRGLMSMIQFREMMDELAAIPEKINLVLAKEREIEHLANLYWKKKSFFFLGRGIMYPIALEGALKLKELSYLHAEGYAGGEMKHGPIALVDRKMVVVSLIPLNSIYEKMLSNIEEVKARDGKVIAISSQGDNEIKDKVDNVFYIPKTNDQLSPLLFNIPLQLFAYHIAKKRGCDIDQPRNLAKSVTVE
- a CDS encoding response regulator transcription factor, which produces MPSYSKIIVASEYALEREAIIKLLTSEKELEIIAQVSSANDIKEILNSAISGDILILDADMSSLDIFEIMKLIKEKSPRLKVLLLTSKYDPERIMGAIFAGCLGYISKNASATELAKSVRALTRSEVWIERKLMSKVILRMSDFYFNTLSSRH
- a CDS encoding response regulator transcription factor; the encoded protein is MSRLNRTLVACENTLLREGISKILHEDEGIQVVAEACNLLELIQFCEEFQFDILLLDADLQGLKLSKILESIRNKSGCKVILIIGDKFDEDQLIDAILLGVRGYLSKDSNSNQLKSAINFVSDGQHWVKREIMTKALEASSYTPNGRGKRANAPIYNLTKTELKIFKMVLEGHSNKQIARDVFLSEKTVKFHLYKIFRKLAVKNRSELILYGYRKGIVAN
- a CDS encoding response regulator transcription factor, whose protein sequence is MIEPDKTRISAKNKKTNIILASNNRLFRDGIAKILKEDKDIEIVSELSNALEVIRGCQEYLFDILLISVNLEGLNLKRILKMVKKKNRGKVLLFIDRQYDEDELVDAISLGLRGYLLRDSNSKQLKEAIDAVSEGQFWIERKIAGKVFDAFLYRRKNRRGSRTGTLYDLTDTELNIVKMVVSGYSNKTIASHMYISEKTVKFHLYKVFKKLSIKSRSQLILHCFRSGMLN
- a CDS encoding UpxY family transcription antiterminator, encoding MGGGLEDDGVIDLSKENPNWYAVYTKSRHEKLTSKFLVSRGVVTFLPLRSVLSRWKDRKKLITVPLFPSYVFVNILQKDIHNVIYSKGVLRMVGINGVPYPIPNEQIESIEKLVKSDLKYDPYPYVNIGAEAEIKNGPLAGVVGKIIEKRPSKHIVVLSVDLIKRSVSVEVHVHDIELL